One segment of Carya illinoinensis cultivar Pawnee chromosome 1, C.illinoinensisPawnee_v1, whole genome shotgun sequence DNA contains the following:
- the LOC122274660 gene encoding probable aquaporin NIP7-1, which translates to MFFAPIYLSERSLKDSVTGLFKVTDSIFLLCKCMRNSIMKSVFEERPPPQISNHASTSGQPKDDQEMGFNAMPKGGDVSNKSAFSCFPQGIDLNLGRVLLAEMVGTFILMFSVCGIVACTQLIRGELGLLEYATTAGLTVVVVIFSIGHISCAHVNPAVTLAFATFGHFPWSKVPFYILAQTLGSVLATCIGQSVYGLKSEILTTRPLHGCSSAFWVELIATFIIMFLAASLIDQYHSIGHLSGFVVGISITLAVLITGPISGGSMNPARSLGPAIISGKFKDLWIYVTAPVIGAVAGALLYQGLRLQPRSCFPTS; encoded by the exons ATGTTCTTTGCACCTATTTATCTTTCTGAAAGATCATTAAAAGACTCAGTTACAGGCTTGTTTAAAGTAACAGACTCCATATTCCTTCTTTGCAAGTGCATGAGAAACTCAATCATGAAAAGCGTATTTGAAGAGCGACCACCTCCTCAGATTTCAAACCATGCATCAACTAGCGGCCAACCTAAAGATGATCAAGAAATGGGCTTTAATGCCATGCCAAAGGGTGGAGATGTCTCCAACAAATCAGCCTTTAGCTGCTTTCCACAAGGAATTGATCTAAATCTTGGACGGGTG CTTTTAGCAGAGATGGTAGGGACTTTCATTTTGATGTTTTCTGTATGCGGGATCGTAGCGTGCACCCAGCTCATTAGAGGAGAATTGGGTCTTTTGGAGTATGCAACCACAGCAGGATTGACGGTGGTGGTTGTGATTTTCTCCATTGGTCATATCTCTTGTGCGCACGTCAATCCTGCCGTCACATTAGCCTTTGCAACCTTTGGTCATTTTCCATGGTCCAAG GTTCCGTTCTACATATTGGCACAAACCCTGGGTTCCGTGTTGGCAACATGTATTGGACAGTCTGTCTATGGTCTTAAATCAGAAATATTGACCACGCGGCCACTCCATGGCTGCAGTTCTGCCTTCTGGGTGGAGCTCATTGCGACTTTTATTATCATGTTCCTTGCTGCATCATTGATAGACCAATATCACTCT ATAGGCCATTTGTCTGGCTTTGTTGTTGGAATATCCATTACACTAGCTGTGTTAATCACAGG GCCTATTTCAGGAGGATCAATGAATCCTGCAAGGTCATTGGGACCTGCAATCATTTCGGGGAAATTCAAAGACTTGTGGATATATGTAACTGCTCCAGTGATTGGAGCTGTGGCAGGTGCCCTTCTGTATCAAGGCCTACGTCTTCAACCCCGCTCATGTTTTCCCACCTCTTAA